A genomic stretch from Lathyrus oleraceus cultivar Zhongwan6 chromosome 2, CAAS_Psat_ZW6_1.0, whole genome shotgun sequence includes:
- the LOC127122432 gene encoding uncharacterized protein LOC127122432, whose translation MSQQSNSSPSKNMPCSPSAEPSNPNREDPVADSVNTPHSRRPKVTVSGFSSSIVLEERTKEGSSVADQENTESLGKNISDDVEQTDAHKESNVDKPLDNVAGEEVHVTHDVSDNPNCEAETVDLEEFSDNELLSSVLPSIAKRVRTRKEKKTVAQRYPRKKIDVSTSSKTTVAVESSLKRKVHGPTKSWSKVVPKKNKTKWKYVYQKRLALERELAQNVLDCKDIMDLIQEAGLMKTVTQFSKCYEMLVKEFIVNLSEECADGKSKEFRKVYVRGKCVKFSPSVINKYLGRPDEAQPEL comes from the exons ATGTCTCAACAATCCAACTCTTCTCCTTCCAAGAACATGCCTTGTTCTCCTAGCGCTGAACCAAGCAACCCTAACAGAGAAGATCCTGTTGCTGACTCTGTGAATACCCCACATTCAAGAAGACCTAAAGTAACTGTATCAGGCTTCTCCTCATCCATCGTTCTTGAGGAACGAACCAAAGAAGGTTCCAG TGTTGCTGATCAAGAAAATACTGAGTCTTTAGGAAAGAATATCTCTGATGATGTTGAGCAAACTGATGCCCATAAGGAGTCAAATGTTGACAAACCCTTAGATAATGTGGCTGGTGAGGAAGTTCATGTCACTcatgatgtcagtgacaaccctaactGTGAGGCTGAAACAGTAGACCTGGAGGAATTTTCTGATAATGAGTTGTTGTCCTCTGTCctccctagcatagccaaaagggttaggactaggaaAGAAAAGAAAACTGTGGCTCAAAGGTACCCCAGAAAGAAGATTGATGTTTCAACCTCTTCCAAGACAACGGTGGCAGTCGAGAGTTCCCTAAAGAGGAAAGTTCATGGTCCAaccaaatcttggagcaaagtgGTGCCCAAGAAAAACAAGACCaa GTGGAAATATGTTTATCAGAAGAGGCTGGCTTTGGAAAGGGAATTAGCTCAGAATGTCCTAGACTGTAAGGATATTATGGATCTTATTCAAGAGGCTGGTTTAATGAAGACTGTGACTCAGTTTTCAAAGTGCTATGAGATGTTGGTAAAGGAATTTATTGTTAATTTGTCTGAAGAATGTGCTGATGGCAAGTCTAAGGAATTCAGGAAAGTGTATGTGAGAGGCAAGTGTGTAAAGTTCTCTCCTTCAGTGATCAACAAGTATTTGGGAAGGCCTGATGAAGCTCAACCTGAGCTTTAG